The following is a genomic window from Nicotiana tabacum cultivar K326 chromosome 3, ASM71507v2, whole genome shotgun sequence.
ACAGCGTAGGGCCATTAAGGTTAGGGGCAAATTTGAAAAGTTTGTTAACGGCAGGGCGAAAATGGGTGAAAAGTATAACGGGGACACATGTAAACAATATACTATAGTAAAGGGGTAAATCCAGATCTTTTCCCTAAAATATATACTTTGTATATGTGaggaaaatattatttattattcaatatcTATTTTATGTACAAACAGTaacaaaaatttatatttatatgctTATATATACCATTATTATTCCTTATGTATAAATATAcgataaaataaattttaaaacttaatattatataaataatagtaTTAATTAACCTTTTTATTGATTGAATTCTTTTTGTGACATAAGATTCTCGCTCAAACAATGGGATACTATACCTACACgaagaaattatttttggattGAAATAATCCTCCTAATACGTTTCCATTTATATGTTCTTATTTTTAGGAGTATTGATTATTTTTAGGAAACTGAATGGGTTTGGATGTTTTTTTAGGAACTTAATGCTTTGAATTTTTTGTTAAACATGATTATTGATCCATGTTTATAGCTTTCTGCCAAGTAATATATTTATTTAGCTGCCATGTCATGTAAAATACCTTCTGCTGCTaggtttttgaaatttttcttaaatattgtctatttgtgttttttttttgttgctccGTAGATGTCTCTCGGTAATAATGACCTATAGTAGGTttaatatttgatgttattacgAAATTAATTAGGATTTAATTAGAAGGCTAATAGAATACACATGTAAGTCAAAACCTCACAAGATGACGAGAGAAAGAGAAATTCATTAAATAAAACCCTTGTCAGGGTTCCTACTATATTTTCGGAAGAGTGTACAATCATATcacttataaaaaaaaatttaagtaaaTTCTTGATAAACATTAATAATTGATATACCGGTAAAAAGGGTAAAATTACGAGTTTAGGTTCACTATCTTGTAAAAAAGATCTTTTTACTTTTTATAACTTAAATTTGTTTGAAACCttccccctccccccaccccTTCCCCTTCCCCCTTTTCCCCCTTTGCATTCCGAAAGATGTGATGTATATGCCACATAAGTTTAGGGGTCATTTGGctggaggtattagaaaaaataatgcaaacaTTAACTCTATGTattactaataccttgtttgCTACATTTTTTcaatatatgtataattaatacTTATATTTGTTATACATAATACTTGGTATTATCATATGTATAAGTAATGTATAAAAAATCATGGCATcagtaataccaaggctattaatgcatgcattagtatggttaaagatataattgtccttaaagtcccttaaagctagagaatagGAGTGCATTTTTGTAaataactatttttcttaaaaattgtgcaatgcattataattttaatacaccacatcAAAGAGtaaataagaaataatatctgcataactaatgcttgcattactaattcatacattactaatacaccttattccgcactattcttatacaACCTACCAAACTTGGAATTTGTCAAGAACAATTCTGTTGGCTGCACCAAAATCAACCCAGGCTTTAGTGCCGGGTGGAGAGGGATTAGAAATCATAATGGTGAACTGTTAGCTGCTTATGCAATCCCTTTTGGTACTATCACAAATAATATGGTAGAATCATTGGCTTCGAAGACTAGATTAGATTGGTGTGTGGAGAAAGGATGCAAGATCATATCATTGTGAAAATTGACTCTTTGTCATTGTTAACTGGTTGCTTGGAAAACTAAAAATTTCATGGAAGTTAATCGACAGAATTCTAGATTTGAGACACAAACTCGAACTTAACTACGAACTTCGTCGCTAATTAGTTGCTAAATCGCTAGTAGCTAgcataatattttgaaaatctgACGCTAAATGAGATTAGTGATAAATTTTTCAGTTTAGCTATATAATTTATCCGTCGCTCAAATATGAGTTATGGAGGATAGGATAGTAGCACTTACTATAGAGAAAGAAATAAGGTTGTTGATATCCTATGTAATTATGACTTGAAAGTTAGACCTATGATATGATTTCACAATCTGCTACAACTACGAAAGGAGACTAGAAAAGAATACAGAATGGACATATTGGAATTCCCTTTATTTAGAAATGAAATAATCCAAGCATACCATCTATCTGGACAGAAGCCTAGATAGAAGATATCAATTTAATGTTCCTTGATGGTAATACACAAATAGGCACTCAAACTTAGTCTTTACTAGCAAGTATGCCATCAATTAATGGGTATGCACAAGTAGATACATTAATTTGTATAAAGTTGAACACGTAAACACAAACGTTACACATAAATTTTGGAGATAATTAGATGATCATTTTGTAAGTTGGAGTGTTTAACTAACAAATTATAGATCAGAATCACAAGCATCAGAATCACAAGCATTTGTAGCACGGGATTTGAGAAATTTAGCCACTCCTGTCCTTAGATACCATGAGATGAGAATGCAGACCTCCAAGAAAGGTTAACCCAAAATTTAAACCACCAAATGTGCCATCTCATTACCCTTTTATGGTAATCTTACAAAtttaatctatactatattaaaagtatgaATACTCTTAACGAAATAACGTTCGCctattttacccttttaaaataaagttcacattagacaaaatagtcatgtGACAtgaatcaactaaaattttgggtattaaatattttcttatttgaatcaTTTAAAATATCCTAATATATTTAGAACTTTTGAAGTTTACTATAAATATACAACTTTGACTTTTTCTACACCTTTTTACCCGGAAAAAACGTATCTTAGgaatttgtatttaattttaattcctTCAAAATTGCGTAAGAAGGAATAGGTATCTGTTATTGTTATGAGAAAACTTTTCTTGAAAAATTTGCTACTTTATCaagcagtaaaagaaaaaagagcctTTGAAAACTTTCTCTTCCTTTATGGTAACCAAAAGATAGCAAAACAACATTCTATGATTATAACACTATTTCTTTTATGTCAAAgtatcaaaataatttttttacgaAAAACAAAAAATATCCTAAATGCAAATAAAAACTATATCTTTTCAAGAAGGGACGAAATAATCCTCAAAGTgtttaataatttctaatttaaataaaaaagtcATATATTGAGTATAATTACAATTTTATCTAATATGAAATGTACTtacgaaaagtaaaaaaaagtccATCtacaagttaaaagaaaaaaaataaaacattccTAAATTTCTAacgtaaataaaagaaaagtaaacaaattgcattcctaaaattcacacataaataaatgagaaaaatatgTTTTCAACTAGGAATTAGATTTTTTTCAATTCCTAAAATCAACGCTAAGTAAAGAGAAAAATATCTTTTCAACAAGTAAGCAAATTGTAACTAAAGAGAAAAATACTTTCTTAGAAAAGAAATTCTAACTACTTTTGTTATGGGATTTTTTTTTCGGGAATATTGATCCTTATCAAATACTAAAAACTTAGGAGTCTTTTCTTAACcctttttatttatgttttgaattttagAGATGTTATATGTTTAATTTGAATGCAATCTAATTTTATCTCAAAAGGTGTCAAATTCATTCTAATTTGATGTAAGAAACGAACCATCCTTAACTTTCTATAAAATTATGGCCTTAGAGAATATATTCGCTTTTTTAATCCTTTAAAAACAGATTCCATATTAGATAAAAtaatcattttattattttctaatatttagaagttcaaaatcaaatatattttttaaaaaaatcttatttaaactatgtagaatgtcctaatatttaggacttcaaatTCAATTAAAATTTACCTTACTTCAAATCAAATTCAATCAAATTCACCTTACTTCAATTCTTTCCTTAAACCAGCATTTATATGCTTGTGGACATGCTTTTAGAGTTTAATGCGTATTCTTAGCCTCCGATGTATATAATcgttagtttctttttctttttcaaatatgTTCAATAATTAATTAGCTAGAAGACATCACCAATGCATGTtaagttttttcctttttttttttacttttaaagaGTATATAATTTAACTTTCGGTATAAATTTTTAGAAGTCAGAATTTTccgtatttaaaaaataaattaatttacatCCATAATATGTAAAATTCTaactataaatgatatttaaattttaaataaaactaATATACTTGGAAAAAAAATAGAGGAGAACACGTTTTTAAACTTGTAATATCTTTTGTCATAAAAATAGCTTAACCTCATTTTTctacataaaatatttattttagaatcttgataaattaaaattataattttatttttgtattgtctagaaaaattgaaaattgattTATTCCTTACACGATGATTAGCATAAAGTTTCTATACTTCATTTATACCAACTGAAAGACTGTGCGCTTAGTTGCGTTAAAAAAAAAGTTTGTCCTAAATTGACAATTAATTAAGTAATAACTATTTTATTGTATTATGATATTATTAATAAAGGAAATGTTGAGTGAGATATAATAACATAACATATTTTATATCttatataataatgataataaaatcTCTAAACTCCAAATACCATATAACTAATTCAACCAAATATCATCTTATAGTGAATTCAGCTATTGTATAGATGTAATAACATTCAttttgatcatttgaacaaataTCACATTTAGTATAACATCAATtgctaatttttaataatttattcttcTTACACAATTTATATTAATTGACGTGATATACACGTGCAACAcacgtacactaaaactagtctaaataaaatgaaggaaaaataatttatttagaaTCCAATAAAATTCTTAATGATcttaaaattttgtacgactcgagAGATTCCTCTTTTAGACATTAAAAAAGTAAATTAACAAATATAAAATCTTAAACAATTTAGGTTTCTTACTTcaattttgaattaattttccatcatatatatatatatatatatatatatatatatatatatatatatatatatatatatatatatatatataagctatattcgatattaGCACGACTGCATCACTCATACACACGAAGAGGTTAAAAGTCAACGATaagggtgtacaaaggaaaccgacaaaccgtaccaacccgataatccgagtcaaattgagaaaaaaaatccgactatggtttggtttgatttggtttggtattggaaaaaaaacccgaccatatttagtttggtttggttttaactaaagaaagtctaaccgaaaccaaaccaacccgacattacatatatagaaattttagatatatttaatatataaatatacttattgtgatgtaatttataaagatttcttattttttttttgtaattttatcttttaaggtattatttcaaggttggacttagaactttttaATGTTCCAATAACTgttatagccattaatattagtaaattaaataaggCTAACAAAagccaaaccaaaatcaaatcaatactaatgctaacaaaagacaatcaattcaatactacgaacgagaatgtattgaatatctatttttctttttgcaatattcagataaaaatgcataacctatttttattttttctttagcgtttaatcatgtaattaatactcctttattagtctacttattttaggatgacttagtacttttaaataatgtttattttattatggctttttaattagaaatatttatattacataattttattgtctttattgttgaatattttaggataatgtcatgacacatctcatattttgtattattttcttggaaaatactttatatagttgtatcttactaggattaaaaaaatattttgagcgTAAGTTACATGTTTTgctctacgaagattttaccagaaaaaacccgaataacccgaaaatctgagaaaatccaaaaaaaatgagTTTGAAAAACCCGAAttttattggtttgatttggtctttagatttaataacctgatacaattggtttggcttggtaattgtaaaatccgaaccaaccctaccggcctatgtacacccctagtcaACTATTTAAAAGACAATTTCATCTGAttaattaagtaaaaaaaaagaaagagaattacAATGGAGATAAACAAGTAactagaaagaaaaagaaaaaaaatcgttccccgtgaattttttgaaaaacctaaagggacaattttttttctaatttattaattGGCGTTCTTGCCATAACACAAGACAATGCATTTATTAATTTTTGGGCGATGTCGAATTAGAAAGAACATCTGCAGCAGCGACAACAATACTACCAAGAAATCCTAGGTTCTCATTGTCCTTAGTAAGAGTTGACACATAATTACCTGGTACTTTTTTAAAAGTATTCTCACAATTTGATGCATCTTCCTCTACTATATTTCCTGCTGTGTTTACATTACTGTATTGACCTTGTATCAAAAACTCCTCTGCAGCTTTTAAAGCATCAACGGCTGCTTGGTAATAATTCAAACACAATGAATATATCACTTTTAGGTTACCGTCTTCTTTTTGATCTTGAAAGGTGTCAATCTTTGTGATTGTTCCCGAGGCGTTTGCCACGGCTGAGTTTAGGGCCTCTTGTGTCAACTCATGAGGACTCCTATGAGGATTTAGACCAAAGACTTCCAAACAAAACCTTGGATTTTTTGATTTGATACATACTTGGGACAAGGGGTTACTTGTACTTGGTGCTATTAAGGAAGAAATAATTAGACATAATactaaggaagaagaagatgttGCCATTGTCTTGTTAATTTCTCCTTTTCCTGTTTTGATtgttggattttgtaattttgattAGGGTAAAATTTGAATGTAAATCTCGAGATTATTGTGTGCATTAATGTGGGATAAAATTGTTCATTTAGTACAATTGATTAAGTTTCTATATATGTTCATTTTTATGCCATATTTAAGACTTCCCATTTGAGTAGTAATCTTCCAATTTATTTTTCTCTACATAAATAATCTAATTTTGGTATCCATTTGCTTTGGTATGGGCAAAATATAACTCTTAAATGCATTACCTAACTAGGACTAAGGAATGAGATTGAACGTCATTTCAAGTCGGTATATGATCGTTTACTTTGACTTTTAGTCGATTAAGGTGTATGTATTGAAACTGATGTAATAAATAAACGCATAATAAACAACTAGTATTAGTACTCGCGCGATGCGCGGATAATCAAAAATAATCCTAGTAAATGttctataaaaaataatgatACTATGCAATTTGTTTGATATGAATGTTCCACGAAAAATAATGATGCTATATAATTTGCTTGATATGAAATATGTGCTTAAGGGAATATTTTTGTAGCAACTGCTCATGATATATTGCAGTGCATTTTTTTAAAGTTATCCTCTGTATTGAGTCAATGATGAAGGAACATGA
Proteins encoded in this region:
- the LOC142175716 gene encoding pectinesterase inhibitor-like, with the protein product MATSSSSLVLCLIISSLIAPSTSNPLSQVCIKSKNPRFCLEVFGLNPHRSPHELTQEALNSAVANASGTITKIDTFQDQKEDGNLKVIYSLCLNYYQAAVDALKAAEEFLIQGQYSNVNTAGNIVEEDASNCENTFKKVPGNYVSTLTKDNENLGFLGSIVVAAADVLSNSTSPKN